A window of Polaribacter litorisediminis contains these coding sequences:
- a CDS encoding hemolysin family protein produces the protein MEVELIIIGITILLSAFFSGMEIAFVSANKMHIELEKKREGFVPKILTIITQKSSKFITTMLVGNNISLVIYSYYMGEFLVRFISKNTFNDFSILLIQTIISTIVILVTAEFLPKTIFRIYANEVLKIFAVPAYIFYYLFHFFSEFITAISDFFLRVFFKTNADEQQTEFSKEELGHYINEQLETGNDDDEMDSEIQIFQNALQFQNVKAREVMVPRTEIVSVEMHETVANLKHLFIQTGLSKILVYKTSLDDVVGYVNAFELFKRPKTIKSILLPLELVPESMMINDILNTLMKKRKSVAVVVDEYGGTSGMITVEDIVEELFGEIEDEHDSQEFLEEKINDFQFNFSGRLEIDYLNEEYDLNIPKSESYETLGGFIIEHTENIPEEKEVIDIEYFEIKILKMSGAKIDEVSFKISNQEM, from the coding sequence ATGGAGGTTGAACTCATTATTATAGGTATCACAATATTACTATCTGCATTTTTTTCAGGTATGGAAATTGCATTTGTTTCAGCAAACAAAATGCATATTGAATTAGAGAAGAAAAGAGAAGGTTTTGTTCCAAAAATATTGACGATCATTACCCAAAAATCATCAAAATTTATCACCACGATGTTGGTGGGAAATAATATTTCGTTGGTAATTTATAGTTATTATATGGGGGAATTTTTAGTTAGATTTATTTCTAAAAATACCTTTAACGATTTCTCTATTTTATTAATACAAACCATTATCTCTACCATTGTAATTCTGGTAACCGCTGAATTTTTGCCAAAGACAATTTTTAGAATTTATGCTAATGAAGTTTTAAAAATATTTGCAGTTCCGGCTTATATTTTTTATTATTTATTTCATTTCTTTTCTGAATTTATTACTGCTATTTCTGATTTTTTTCTTCGAGTTTTCTTTAAAACGAATGCAGATGAGCAACAAACCGAATTTAGTAAAGAAGAGTTAGGTCATTATATTAATGAACAATTAGAAACGGGTAATGATGATGATGAAATGGATTCAGAAATTCAGATATTTCAAAATGCTTTACAATTTCAGAATGTAAAAGCAAGAGAAGTAATGGTGCCTAGAACAGAAATTGTATCGGTAGAAATGCATGAAACAGTTGCTAACTTAAAGCATTTATTTATACAAACAGGGCTTTCTAAAATACTAGTTTATAAAACTTCTTTAGATGATGTGGTTGGTTATGTAAACGCTTTCGAATTATTTAAAAGACCAAAAACTATTAAATCAATTCTATTGCCATTAGAACTTGTGCCAGAGTCTATGATGATTAATGACATCTTAAATACACTCATGAAAAAGCGCAAAAGTGTTGCTGTTGTGGTCGATGAATATGGTGGGACGTCTGGAATGATTACAGTAGAAGATATTGTAGAAGAATTGTTTGGGGAGATAGAGGATGAACACGATTCACAAGAGTTTTTAGAAGAAAAAATTAACGATTTTCAATTCAATTTTTCAGGAAGATTAGAAATTGATTATTTAAATGAAGAATATGATTTAAATATACCCAAATCAGAATCTTATGAAACTTTAGGTGGGTTTATTATAGAACATACAGAAAATATTCCTGAAGAGAAAGAAGTAATTGATATTGAATATTTTGAAATTAAAATATTAAAAATGAGTGGAGCAAAAATTGATGAAGTTTCTTTTAAAATTTCGAATCAAGAAATGTAA
- a CDS encoding peptidylprolyl isomerase, translating into MAVLSKIRERSMFLIIIIGLALFAFVLDPSTLGDFFNSSKVNEIGEIDGEAISRQEFANELEAYKQQTGGRVSEMQAAKTVWDNIVRKKIYKSQLDQAGIRIGESDIWNELVNASFVQNNPEYQNEAGLFDETKFKQFLATEKENGTQLWSQWSSYMNQIRDNAETSTFNNLVSAGLGASLKEGETAYMIENTKLNAQFVFIPYSSIADSLIKMKTSEVQAYIDNHESDFKVEASRDISYVQFDIKATLEDEEIIKNELIGLSEDFKNATDDNLFLLENDSDTNLNPNYQFKNFVNQVVADKIFAGNKGDVVGPYKDKGFFKISKITEVVQMPDSVRASHILIPFAGAQRVAPEETRTKEAAKKLADSLLSVIEKRKSKFGELAKEFSSDKGSGAKEGDLDWFNYQRMTPAFRDYSFTAKKGDMSVVESPFGFHIIKIDDQKNMQKVLKLSTFGRKIIPSENTENTVFRQAEEFALAVSKENKFFDAAKEKNYKPKPVVGLKALDENVPGLGNQRAIVSWAFSADTDVNSFKRFDLEGSHVVAFVTGSEKKGLMSVTKAIGRVRPILKDEKKAAMLIDKLKGTDLEEIAKANNTNVRTSNNITLKSPALSGVGVEPKIVGAMYNAALNKVYTPVIGNRGVYAFKVTNRELPVPLPNYDANRKRIAEARKGQTFKMYEAIKKSADIEDNRAVMYSN; encoded by the coding sequence ATGGCAGTTTTATCGAAAATTAGAGAACGATCGATGTTCTTAATCATCATTATTGGATTAGCACTTTTTGCTTTTGTATTAGATCCCTCTACACTTGGAGATTTTTTTAATTCAAGCAAAGTAAATGAAATTGGTGAGATTGATGGAGAAGCAATTTCTAGACAAGAATTTGCCAATGAATTAGAAGCATATAAGCAACAAACCGGTGGTAGAGTTTCTGAAATGCAAGCAGCAAAAACAGTTTGGGACAATATTGTCAGAAAAAAAATATATAAAAGCCAATTAGATCAAGCTGGAATAAGAATTGGTGAGTCAGATATTTGGAATGAATTGGTAAACGCTTCATTTGTGCAAAATAATCCTGAATATCAAAACGAAGCAGGCTTATTTGACGAAACAAAATTTAAGCAATTTTTAGCAACTGAAAAAGAAAACGGAACTCAATTGTGGTCTCAGTGGTCTTCTTACATGAATCAAATTAGAGATAATGCTGAAACGTCTACCTTTAATAATTTGGTAAGTGCTGGGTTAGGTGCATCTTTAAAAGAAGGAGAAACTGCTTACATGATAGAGAATACAAAATTAAATGCACAGTTTGTATTTATTCCTTATTCTTCAATTGCAGATAGTTTAATAAAAATGAAAACATCAGAAGTACAAGCATATATAGACAATCATGAAAGTGATTTTAAAGTGGAAGCTTCGAGAGATATTTCTTATGTACAGTTTGATATTAAAGCTACTTTAGAAGACGAAGAAATTATTAAAAATGAGTTAATTGGCTTATCAGAAGATTTTAAAAATGCTACAGACGACAATCTATTTTTGTTAGAAAATGATTCGGATACGAATTTGAATCCAAATTATCAATTTAAAAATTTTGTAAACCAAGTCGTTGCAGATAAAATCTTTGCAGGAAATAAAGGAGATGTAGTAGGGCCATACAAAGACAAAGGATTCTTTAAAATTTCTAAAATTACGGAAGTAGTTCAAATGCCAGATTCGGTAAGAGCAAGCCATATCTTAATTCCTTTTGCAGGTGCTCAAAGAGTTGCACCAGAGGAAACAAGAACAAAAGAAGCTGCAAAAAAATTGGCAGACAGTCTTTTATCAGTAATAGAAAAAAGAAAAAGTAAATTTGGAGAGTTAGCCAAAGAATTTTCATCAGATAAAGGTTCAGGAGCAAAAGAAGGAGATTTGGATTGGTTTAATTATCAAAGAATGACTCCTGCTTTCAGAGATTATTCATTTACTGCAAAAAAAGGAGACATGTCTGTGGTAGAATCACCTTTTGGTTTTCATATAATCAAAATTGATGATCAAAAAAACATGCAGAAAGTCTTAAAACTATCAACGTTTGGTAGAAAAATAATTCCATCAGAAAATACTGAAAATACTGTGTTTAGACAAGCAGAAGAATTTGCTTTAGCAGTTTCTAAAGAAAATAAATTCTTTGATGCAGCAAAAGAAAAAAATTATAAACCAAAACCCGTCGTAGGTTTAAAAGCGTTAGATGAAAATGTTCCTGGTTTAGGAAATCAAAGAGCAATTGTTAGCTGGGCATTTAGCGCAGATACAGATGTTAATTCTTTTAAGCGTTTTGATTTAGAGGGGAGTCATGTGGTAGCTTTTGTTACGGGCTCTGAAAAAAAGGGTTTAATGTCAGTAACGAAGGCAATAGGTAGAGTAAGACCTATTCTAAAGGATGAAAAGAAAGCTGCAATGCTTATTGATAAATTAAAAGGTACTGATTTAGAGGAAATTGCTAAAGCTAATAACACGAATGTTAGGACCTCTAATAATATTACCTTAAAAAGTCCCGCACTTTCTGGAGTGGGGGTAGAGCCAAAAATAGTTGGAGCTATGTACAATGCTGCTTTAAATAAAGTGTACACTCCAGTTATAGGTAACAGAGGTGTGTATGCATTTAAAGTTACGAACAGAGAGTTGCCAGTTCCATTACCTAATTATGATGCGAATAGAAAAAGAATTGCAGAAGCAAGAAAAGGACAGACTTTTAAAATGTATGAAGCGATTAAAAAATCGGCAGATATAGAGGATAACAGAGCTGTTATGTACAGTAATTAA
- the rho gene encoding transcription termination factor Rho: MFEISELKAKTLADLQVIAKSIGLTKTSQLKKLDLVYQILDTQATNPSATKEVTAASSKPATAKPKRKRLVKKAPTKEPADEVASENQSDAVKARKEKTPAIKRTPVKKVAKKEAISEEKSNDTDSKPADVRENKTLAVKTTKASEVKTEATDNKEQKPAVKNQPRTNGNTQQRSPNHAKAKNTNQQNKNNSRSNGNKSTNRYRDPDFEFDGIIESEGVLEMMPDGYGFLRSSDYNYLSSPDDIYVSQSQIKLFGLKTGDTVRGNVRPPKEGEKYFPLIRVSKINGLNPNIVRDRVSFEHLTPLFPEEKFNLAEKGSSLSTRIIDLFSPLGKGQRGMIVAQPKTGKTMLLKDIAKAIAMNHPEVYQIVLLIDERPEEVTDMQRSVRGEVVASTFDEPADKHVRVANIVLEKAKRLVECGHDVVILLDSITRLARAYNTVAPASGKILSGGIDANALHKPKRFFGAARNIENGGSLTIIATALTDTGSKMDEVIFEEFKGTGNMELQLDRNISNRRIYPAIDLIKSSTRRDDLLLNPKTVQRMWVLRKYLADMNPIEAMEFINDRIKFSKSNEEFLVSMKG; encoded by the coding sequence ATGTTCGAAATTTCTGAACTAAAAGCAAAAACCCTTGCTGACTTGCAAGTTATAGCAAAGTCAATAGGTCTTACCAAGACGAGTCAATTAAAAAAATTAGATTTAGTTTATCAAATATTAGATACACAAGCTACAAATCCTTCTGCAACAAAAGAGGTTACCGCTGCTTCTAGTAAACCTGCTACAGCAAAGCCTAAAAGAAAAAGACTTGTAAAAAAAGCACCCACTAAAGAGCCTGCCGATGAAGTAGCATCAGAAAATCAATCAGATGCTGTGAAAGCGCGGAAAGAAAAAACACCTGCTATAAAGAGGACTCCTGTTAAAAAGGTTGCAAAAAAAGAAGCCATCAGTGAGGAAAAATCTAACGATACAGATAGTAAACCTGCAGACGTTCGTGAAAATAAAACTCTTGCAGTTAAGACTACCAAGGCCAGTGAAGTAAAAACTGAAGCAACAGATAACAAAGAACAAAAGCCTGCTGTTAAAAATCAACCAAGAACTAATGGCAATACGCAACAGCGCAGTCCAAATCATGCAAAGGCGAAAAACACAAATCAACAAAATAAAAATAATAGTAGAAGCAACGGAAATAAATCTACCAATCGATATAGAGATCCTGATTTTGAATTTGATGGAATTATTGAAAGTGAAGGTGTTTTAGAAATGATGCCCGATGGGTATGGTTTTTTACGTTCTTCTGATTATAATTACTTATCGTCACCCGATGATATTTATGTATCTCAATCTCAAATTAAACTATTTGGCTTAAAAACGGGAGATACCGTTCGTGGAAATGTAAGACCTCCTAAAGAAGGTGAAAAATATTTCCCTTTAATAAGGGTTTCAAAAATAAATGGATTAAATCCTAATATTGTTAGAGACCGCGTTTCTTTTGAGCATTTAACACCTTTATTTCCAGAAGAAAAATTCAATTTAGCTGAAAAAGGAAGTTCTTTATCTACAAGAATAATCGATTTATTTTCTCCTTTAGGAAAAGGGCAACGTGGTATGATTGTAGCACAACCCAAAACAGGTAAAACAATGTTGCTAAAGGATATTGCAAAAGCCATTGCAATGAATCATCCAGAAGTGTATCAAATTGTTTTATTAATTGATGAAAGACCTGAAGAAGTTACTGATATGCAGCGCAGCGTTCGTGGAGAAGTGGTTGCATCTACTTTTGACGAACCCGCAGACAAACATGTGCGTGTGGCTAATATTGTTTTAGAAAAAGCGAAAAGATTGGTAGAATGCGGTCATGATGTTGTGATTCTTTTAGATTCTATTACGCGTTTGGCAAGAGCCTACAATACTGTAGCACCAGCATCTGGAAAAATACTTTCTGGTGGTATCGATGCAAATGCATTACACAAACCAAAACGTTTCTTTGGTGCGGCAAGAAATATTGAAAATGGTGGTTCTTTAACCATTATTGCTACTGCACTTACGGACACTGGATCTAAAATGGATGAAGTAATCTTCGAAGAATTTAAAGGTACAGGAAATATGGAGCTACAGCTAGATAGAAATATATCTAATAGAAGAATTTATCCTGCAATTGATTTGATAAAATCTTCTACACGTCGTGATGATTTACTACTAAACCCTAAAACTGTACAGAGAATGTGGGTTTTAAGAAAGTATTTAGCAGACATGAACCCAATAGAAGCGATGGAATTTATCAATGATAGAATTAAGTTTTCTAAAAGTAATGAAGAGTTTTTAGTCTCTATGAAAGGCTAA